A genomic region of Aspergillus oryzae RIB40 DNA, chromosome 1 contains the following coding sequences:
- a CDS encoding uncharacterized protein (predicted protein) gives MAFLYQMLGSKIWPPRDTKPDLTGRTLLITGAECLPNSGLGYESVIKFVRASAKRIIIGVRSIEKGEEAKRAILAQIPQSNVTIDVYHLDMLDYTTIEAFASRVNQEVERLDYVVLNAGISPHAYKKSAYGFESGIQVNLVSTTLLSLLLLPKLLASKTDTFTPVLELVGSGTHQRMPQLLPETDNTEKDISEVYNSETSFRTFGFIQQYSLTKLFLMYVQWQLVKLVDDKVSGSPRVYVIVVGPGPTQSGLGRDFQEQSSLGVRVAVHTMNLLTKTAEQGARTYLSGLMLGEKGHGQFWQWDSVNRC, from the exons ATGGCATTTCTGTATCAGATGCTAGGAAGCAAAATATGGCCACCCCGCGACACGAAACCTGATCTCACTGGACGAACTCTACTCATTACAGGCGCGGAATGTCTCCCT AACTCAGGACTTGGTTACGAATCGGTGATCAAATTCGTTCGTGCCTCCGCTAAAAGAATCATCATCGGTGTCCGGTCCATCGAGAAAGGCGAGGAAGCAAAGAGGGCAATTCTTGCTCAAATACCTCAAAGTAATGTCACAATCGACGTTTACCATCTAGATATGTTGGACTACACTACTATCGAGGCTTTTGCGTCTCGCGTCAATCAGGAGGTAGAACGACTAGACTATGTTGTCCTCAACGCCGGCATTAGTCCTCATGCTTACAAGAAATCGGCCTACGGATTCGAATCAGGTATTCAGGTTAATCTGGTATCGACGACACTTTTATCTTTACTTCTTCTGCCTAAGCTATTGGCGAGCAAGACCGATACCTTCACCCCTGTGCTCGAATTGGTGGGGTCCGGCACACACCAGCGCATGCCACAACTCCTGCCGGAGACAGATAACACTGAAAAGGATATCTCAGAGGTTTACAACTCAGAAACCTCATTCAGGACATTTGGATTCATCCAACAATACTCATTGACAAAGCTCTTTCTCATGTATGTGCAGTGGCAACTTGTGAAGCTTGTGGATGATAAAGTCTCTGGATCACCTCGAGTATATGTCATCGTTGTTGGCCCAGGTCCGACTCAGTCTGGTCTTGGAAGAGACTTTCAAGAACAATCATCTCTTGGGGTCCGCGTCGCTGTCCACACCATGAACCTTTTGACGAAAACAGCTGAGCAGGGTGCACGCACATATCTCAGTGGTCTTATGCTTGGCGAAAAAGGCCATGGACAATTTTGGCAATGGGACTCAGTTAATAGGTGCTGA
- a CDS encoding uncharacterized protein (predicted protein) — protein MADTSSSTTIQQSSAKEAALQKVSSGTPRSRDGIADWKWKGSLAAVMLTTVINGYDVSNVANIQPRLYEAFGDIALLPWIGLSFSLAVFAFLSFSRKIIYCFDMQWIYIVSVVVFMAGAAVAGAAHNLATVIVGRTIMGVGGSVIYQSNLTFVAVFATPAETPLLFGLLGALWAVGLVIGFPIGSALASNPNTTWRWAFYMNLPWAGLVLVIAFICMPSKYLGPDIPVWSRIARMDPIGITMNIAVPALFSIALEFSGPVWDWGSGASIAVWVVFGVLLIGWIVQQYWCMGTTPDQRAIPLHLFRRLDLVPLWIASGCAGASYAGTLYYTPLFFAFARGHSALQQTVRLLPFVILFIAVVLLVGALLPLFGRYNLIYIIAGLATVAGAGAMAATLSPDVPESQVMGLEALIGVGLGCSYQHGVGISNVINKDPRDKVDSVVMFNLAQMGGITVILSIAGSIFQNVGFHLLKEVIGGNGYSEDDLRQALAGVSSTVWGSDDPDVLARGVQAVSEALAREYYLIVAGGALCFVCGLVMKWEKLDYGRGRGKKPEA, from the exons ATGGCGGATACATCATCCAGCACCACCATTCAGCAGTCATCCGCGAAGGAGGCGGCCCTCCAGAAGGTATCTTCAGGGACTCCGCGGTCTCGGGATGGGATTGCTGattggaaatggaaaggcaGTCTCGCGGCTGTTATGCTAACAACGGTTATCAATG GATATGATGTGAGTAATGTGGCCAACATCCAGCCACGACTATACGAGGCCTTCGGTGACATTGCACTTCTCCCATGGATCGGCCTGTCTTTCAGCTTGGCCGTCTTTGCCTTTCTGTCCTTCTCTCGGAAGATTATATACTGTTTCGACATGCAATGGATCTATATCGTTAGTGTTGTTGTCTTCATGGCCGGGGCTGCCGTGGCAGGAGCGGCCCATAATCTAGCCACGGTCATTGTCGGGCGGACAATCATGGGGGTCGGCGGATCTGTCATTTATCAGAG CAATCTGACATTTGTCGCCGTGTTTGCCACTCCAGCTGAGACACCACTTCTCTTCGGACTGTTGGGTGCATTATGGGCTGTAGGGCTCGTCATCGGCTTTCCGATCGGGTCCGCCCTCGCGTCCAACCCTAACACGACCTGGCGGTGGGCCTTTTACATGAACCTCCCATGGGCTGGCCTCGTCCTTGTTATAGCCTTCATCTGCATGCCCAGCAAGTACCTAGGGCCAGACATTCCAGTATGGTCCCGCATCGCCAGAATGGATCCAATCGGCATTACAATGAACATCGCCGTGCCGGCTCTGTTCTCCATCGCACTGGAGTTCTCCGGTCCCGTCTGGGACTGGGGCTCTGGTGCATCTATCGCGGTCTGGGTAGTCTTCGGCGTGCTACTTATCGGTTGGATCGTCCAACAATATTGGTGCATGGGAACCACTCCCGACCAACGTGCCATTCCCCTCCACCTGTTCCGTCGCCTCGATCTAGTGCCCCTGTGGATCGCATCTGGATGCGCAGGGGCATCATACGCCGGGACATTGTACTATACCccgctcttcttcgccttcgcTCGCGGCCACAGCGCGTTACAACAAACCGTCCGTCTTCTCCCATTCGTCATACTTTTCATCGCAGTTGTCTTGCTCGTCGGCGCCCTCCTACCCCTATTCGGTCGCTATAACCTAATCTACATCATCGCAGGTCTAGCCACCGTCGCCGGAGCAGGCGCCATGGCCGCAACACTCAGTCCCGATGTCCCTGAGTCCCAGGTAATGGGCCTAGAAGCTCTCATCGGAGTCGGACTAGGCTGTTCATACCAACACGGCGTTGGCATCTCAAACGTGATCAACAAAGACCCACGCGATAAAGTAGACAGTGTCGTCATGTTCAATCTGGCGCAAATGGGCGGCATTACTGTGATTCTCTCGATAGCGGGCTCGATCTTCCAGAATGTGGGGTTCCatctgttgaaggaggtgatTGGGGGTAATGGGTACTCTGAAGATGATCTGCGACAGGCACTGGCCGGCGTGTCCTCTACTGTGTGGGGATCTGATGACCCGGATGTGCTTGCTCGTGGCGTTCAGGCTGTTTCGGAGGCTCTTGCTAGGGAGTACTATTTGATCGTTGCTGGTGGGGCACTTTGTTTCGTGTGTGGGTTAGTGATGAAGTGGGAGAAATTGGATTatggaagggggagggggaagaagcCTGAAGCTTAG
- a CDS encoding cytochrome P450 (cytochrome P450 CYP4/CYP19/CYP26 subfamilies), translating into MSDARTTLMETWFTPALVAAIVAARLLFSLYSAWRHAQRARSLNCQEAPLYPSRDPFGVATLLETLRADRDKFLPKLSQKRVDLISSQQNRYVSTFRVRQAGRENFFTVDPKNIQAMLATQFNDFFLGDMRRNAGAPVIRSGIFVSDGADWSHSRSLIRPQFTRTQINNLELEERHVQNALRAMPTQSNGWTSEVDIQTILFRLTLDSATEFLFGKSCNSQLTALEKDAGEMSDSFLNSFDRCAWYLAARLRFERLYWIVNNKEFRECTRVVHELVDGYVHAALQRAQQAEKPADPERGSHYVFVDALTATTQDPNQLRDECLNVLIAGCDTTASLLSWNILLLARHPDIFQRLRKEIIERFGTYSEPRDINFSSLKSCQYLQHFINETLRLHPVVPFNRRCANKDTTLPRGGGKDGNSPVYLQKGQPVLYSSYVLQRRKDIWGEDAEEFNPDRWYGRKAIWEHIPFSGGPRTCIGQQFAITNTSFVLVRLLQRFDSIEDVYPEREIRYGVTLTNCPADRVTVRMHQAEL; encoded by the exons ATGTCCGATGCTCGTACAACCCTAATGGAAACGTGGTTCACTCCCGCTCTCGTGGCCGCCATCGTCGCGGCCCGCCTCTTATTCTCCTTGTATTCGGCATGGCGGCATGCCCAGAGGGCTCGCAGCTTAAACTGCCAAGAAGCTCCGTTATATCCTTCTCGGGATCCGTTCGGCGTCGCAACGCTGCTCGAAACATTACGAGCCGATCGAGACAAGTTTCTTCCCAAGCTATCACAGAAACGTGTCGATCTGATTTCCAGCCAGCAAAACAGATATGTTTCCACCTTTCGCGTGCGCCAAGCTGGCCGAGAaaacttcttcaccgtcgaTCCCAAGAACATCCAAGCCATGTTGGCGACTCAATTCAATGACTTTTTCTTGGGCGATATGCGCCGCAACGCAGGGGCGCCTGTGATAAGAAGTGGAATT TTTGTCTCTGATGGTGCGGATTGGTCCCACTCAAGGTCCCTAATACGACCTCAGTTTACGCGAACCCAAATCAATAACCTCGAGTTGGAAGAACGCCATGTCCAGAATGCCTTGAGAGCTATGCCGACTCAATCAAACGGATGGACGTCTGAGGTCGACATCCAGaccatcctcttccgcctTACTCTTGACTCCGCCACTGAATTTCTCTTCGGCAAAAGCTGCAATAGCCAGCTAACCGCCTTGGAAAAAGATGCCGGAGAGATGTCGGATAGCTTTCTTAACAGCTTTGACCGCTGTGCATGGTACCTAGCTGCTAGACTCCGATTTGAGCGTCTCTACTGGATAGTCAACAACAAGGAGTTTAGAGAATGCACCCGCGTAGTGCACGAGCTCGTGGACGGATATGTCCATGCCGCCTTACAGAGGGCACAGCAAGCGGAAAAGCCTGCCGACCCAGAACGTGGATCACATTATGTATTTGTAGATGCTCTTACCGCAACAACTCAGGACCCCAATCAGCTACGAGACGAGTGTTTGAATGTATTGATCGCAGGATGTGACACAACTGCGTCTCTGCTCAGCtggaatatccttcttctcgctcGTCACCCCGACATTTTCCAAAGACTCCGAAAGGAAATCATCGAACGCTTCGGTACCTACAGCGAGCCCCGCGATATCAACTTCTCCTCGCTAAAGTCATGTCAGTACCTCCAACACTTCATCAACGAGACCCTTCGTCTCCATCCGGTGGTACCCTTTAATCGCCGGTGCGCTAATAAGGACACTACGCTACCTCGAGGGGGTGGCAAGGATGGCAACTCGCCggtctatctccaaaagggTCAACCAGTACTTTACAGCAGTTATGTCCTGCAACGCCGGAAAGATATCTGGGGtgaagatgcggaggagTTCAATCCTGACCGGTGGTACGGCCGCAAGGCAATCTGGGAGCATATCCCTTTCAGCGGCGGACCGAGAACCTGCATCGGTCAGCAATTCGCCATTACCAATACCAGCTTTGTGTTGGTGCGGCTATTGCAGCGGTTTGATTCTATCGAAGATGTCTACCCTGAGAGGGAGATTCGGTACGGTGTCACTCTGACAAACTGTCCGGCTGATCGGGTTACCGTAAGAATGCACCAGGCCGAGCTATAG
- a CDS encoding cytochrome P450 (cytochrome P450 CYP3/CYP5/CYP6/CYP9 subfamilies), with product MIGTVLDTVLGNPQGAVGGLFVGSFVIFWVVPFLYNLFFSPLRNVPGPFWARFTILWEFSQLMKGRSHEEYIKLHKKYGPVVRVSPKRYSVIDPQDVKKIYGFGADFPKSEFYDSLGDPKNIFTVRDNEDHKDRRRKVASLYTMSSMVAYEDAVDRMTTLCIKKMTDLAASRKLISIPKFMQFYAFDVIGEITFDQNFGMMENMGDTQGIIKEIHAMNNTIGIMGLLPELQSTWRAAQKVLFSGTAMGKLTEYIWSQYWKHRNTNSGAKQKSQYDTFLRKVLELEAAHKVGRMNVLDSCGSNIGAGSDTTGITLSAALWYIYRNPDKLAKLRHEIDTMTAEGRISDPVTYKQAQEMPYLNAVIKETLRVHPGVGTILARVVPKGGITLTGGYYVPEGTHIGTNAWPLHYSETVYGPDADQYRPERWLEDKPQPDYRDSMMFAFGSGSRTCIGRNISLLEITKVLPQIVRKFDLKFEEKKDPWDAWCAWFVYPKYKCWIEPRKPVENVA from the exons ATGATAGGGACGGTCTTGGACACAGTCCTAGGCAACCCTCAGGGGGCCGTCGGTGGTCTCTTCGTTGGATCTTTCGTTATATTCTGGGTTGTACCATTTCTATAcaaccttttcttctctcccttgaGAAACGTACCAGGACCATTCTGGGCTCGTTTCACCATCCTCTGGGAATTTAGTCAGTTGATGAAAGGCCGCTCGCATGAGGAGTATATCAAACTGCACAAGAAATACG GCCCGGTAGTCCGCGTCAGCCCCAAGAGATACAGTGTCATCGACCCACAGGACGTGAAGAAGATATACGGCTTTGGGGCAGATTTCCCGAAGTCCGAGTTTTATGACTCGTTGGGCGACCCAAAGAACATCTTCACAGTGCGGGACAATGAGGACCATAAAGACCGACGCAGGAAAGTTGCATCCCTGTATACCATGTCGTCCATGGTAGCCTACGAAGATGCAGTTGATCGGATGACAACTCTCTGTATTAAAAAGATGACTGACCTTGCCGCTAGTCGAAAGCTGATCTCCATACCCAAGTTCATGCAGTTTTATGCGTTTGACGTGATTGGGGAGATTACG TTTGACCAGAACTTTGGAATGATGGAAAACATGGGCGACACTCAAGGCATTATCAAAGAGATCCATGCGATGAATAACACCATTGGTATCATGGGGCTATTGCCAGAGTTACAGAGCACCTGGCGAGCAGCACAGAAAGTTCTTTTTAGTGGAACAGCTATGGGTAAACTGACCGAATACATCTGGAGTCAGTACTGGAAGCATCGCAACACGAACAGCGGCGCCAAGCAAAAGTCCCAATATGACACCTTCCTGCGAAAGGTACTTGAGTTGGAGGCTGCCCACAAAGTTGGACGCATGAATGTCTTGGACTCCTGCGGATCCAATATTGGTGCTGGTTCTGACACTACCGGTATTACTTTGAGTGCCGCGTTGTGGTATATTTACCGTAACCCCGACAAGCTGGCCAAGCTGCGTCATGAGATTGACACCATGACTGCTGAAGGCCGCATTTCGGATCCAGTGACATATAAGCAAGCCCAAGAGATGCCGTACCTCAATGCTGTCATCAAGGAGACGCTTAGGGTGCATCCTGGTGTTGGGACGATTTTGGCTAGAGTTGTACCAAAAGGAGGCATCACCCTGACCGGGGGATATTATGTACCCGAAGGG ACACATATCGGCACGAATGCATGGCCGCTACACTACAGCGAAACAGTCTACGGTCCTGATGCCGATCAATACCGACCCGAACGCTGGTTGGAAGACAAGCCGCAGCCCGATTACCGAGATTCGATGATGTTTGCG TTCGGTAGCGGCTCTCGAACCTGCATTGGCCGCAATATTAGTCTTCTGGAGATCACTAAGGTCTTGCCCCAGATCGTCCGCAAATTTGACTTGAAgttcgaggagaagaaggatccaTGGGATGCGTGGTGTGCGTGGTTCGTTTACCCGAAGTACAAATGTTGGATTGAACCACGGAAGCCGGTCGAAAATGTGGCTTAG
- a CDS encoding alpha-mannosyltransferase (predicted protein), with translation MHPSVRYKIGILLLSALLIFYSLNLYWKADLNFAAAIEPATLRERQTLLWQQLSSLLEDHAPECPPPERDDSSGAIPYNAVESVSRPDLITNSDRIQEPLQGAHDRFVDAIKTSNIDRAYSPGTSGIVSSAGKSYIPLFVTSLRMLRRTGSTLPVELFVKDESEYETKICEEILPQYNARCVILSDIEAGQGYSTEEIAHYQLKIFAVLFSSFENVIWMDSDGFALYKPESLLQNEPFMSTGLVTWPDFWASTASPLYYNISRQPVPSMTERASSETGVFLISKQTHFLTLLLAAYYNYYGPSHYFMLLSQGAPGEGDKETFIQAAAAMGEPFYTVSEKVSAVGHPKPNGGISGSAMVQADPIEDYRLTTQGHWRVKDPSAAKAPRVFFIHAHYPKFNPAEHLFGNHWETAPTLKPDGSDGRAWLVAEKTLERFGFDAEKSYWEEIKWVSCNLEHVFESWKGKSGICDRVSEYWRNVFESSDEETPVFTQK, from the coding sequence ATGCACCCCAGTGTTCGATACAAGATTGGAATCTTATTGCTGAGCGCTCTATTAATCTTCTACTCCCTAAATCTATACTGGAAGGCCGACTTAAATTTCGCCGCAGCTATCGAGCCTGCAACCCTCAGGGAGAGGCAAACTCTCCTCTGGCAGCAACTGAGTTCCTTGTTGGAGGACCATGCGCCGGAATGCCCTCCCCCGGAGAGAGATGACAGCTCGGGAGCAATTCCGTATAATGCGGTCGAAAGCGTGTCTCGACCAGACCTGATTACTAATTCCGACCGCATTCAAGAGCCTTTACAGGGGGCGCATGACAGGTTCGTTGACGCAATAAAAACCTCGAATATAGACAGGGCCTACAGCCCCGGAACCAGCGGGATCGTGTCAAGCGCTGGGAAATCCTACATTCCGCTCTTTGTCACTTCACTACGCATGCTTCGACGGACGGGCTCAACCCTACCCGTGGAGCTCTTCGTCAAAGACGAATCGGAATACGAGACCAAGATCTGTGAAGAAATCCTTCCTCAATATAATGCGAGATGCGTGATCCTTTCGGACATCGAGGCGGGACAAGGCTACTCCACAGAGGAGATCGCCCACTACCAATTAAAGATTTTCGCTGTGTTGTTTTCCTCCTTCGAAAATGTCATATGGATGGACTCCGATGGCTTCGCGCTCTATAAGCCCGAGTCGCTGTTGCAGAACGAACCGTTCATGTCAACCGGTCTCGTGACATGGCCGGATTTTTGGGCTTCCACGGCTTCTCCTCTgtactataatatatctcGACAACCAGTGCCATCAATGACCGAGCGTGCGTCCTCAGAGACGGGGGTATTTCTCATCTCTAAGCAGACTCATTTCTTGACTTTGCTGCTGGCCGCGTATTACAATTACTACGGACCATCACACTATTTCATGCTACTATCACAAGGTGCCCCAGGAGAAGGGGACAAGGAAACATTCATCCAAGCCGCAGCCGCCATGGGCGAGCCATTCTACACAGTGAGCGAGAAGGTATCCGCCGTGGGTCATCCAAAGCCAAACGGAGGTATTTCAGGGTCTGCCATGGTCCAGGCGGACCCTATCGAGGATTACCGATTAACCACCCAAGGGCATTGGCGTGTGAAAGATCCGTCTGCCGCGAAGGCACCTCGGGtgttcttcatccatgcGCATTATCCCAAGTTCAACCCCGCAGAACACCTTTTCGGCAATCACTGGGAGACCGCTCCGACGTTGAAGCCGGATGGGAGCGATGGGAGAGCATGGCTTGTTGCTGAGAAAACGTTGGAACGGTTTGGTTTCGACGCGGAGAAAAGCTACTGGGAGGAGATCAAATGGGTGAGCTGCAACCTGGAGCATGTGTTTGAATCCTGGAAGGGCAAGTCTGGGATTTGTGATCGTGTATCGGAATACTGGCGCAATGTGTTTGAGAGTTCAGATGAAGAAACACCCGTCTTCACGCAAAAATAG